The genomic segment GAAGATACCTaaataaatagagaaaataGTTATCTCTGCAGACTGATGGTGTAGGAGCACACCATCTTACTGAGCAGATTCAACGGTCTATCATGAACTAGCACAAGAAGCCCACAGCACAGTTGCTCTGTCTGAAAGGTGAATAAAATCTGCTTTGGCTGTCCTGCACCAAAACCACCAAGGAAGTTTTGACCACAGACTGTGTTTAGTGATAAAGAATGAATTCAACTTCAgtctgaataaagaaaaaaagaccagcAAGGGAAAAACATAATACTGATGTGAACTGGAGCCCAAACTGCTAGAAGATCACAGAGAACAGGGTTTCTGTTTTCCCTCAGCTTCACACTCTTGTCAGCTTTTGCAGAGACTTTTCACATTCATATTCACTTTTTGTATTTCACATTCAGTCCATGACTACAGGAAGAAATGGGGAACTCCCTCCATTCAGAGGATACTCCCAAACTCTAAATGGGCaccagaaaaatattctttaaataattaaaaaagcaactgATACCCGagccctgcctccagctctcCTGGCTTCTGACTGGCTTAAGGTCACTGTAGGGATTTTTCAGTTTATCTTTCCTAACATACTTTGTATGTTTGTATTTGATTgttatatttaaatgaaatctaAAATACTGGAGAATGGTTTTACTTCACAGAATCAAGGACTGGCACTATAGGCCTGttacttaaaacagaaaaagccctGGATACCTTTATAGTGCTGAGACAGAGCCAAGCAAAAAGTGTAGCGTGGCTAATATTTGGAAATGAACTGACACATAGAATGcacatttctgcttctccttcctaGACAGCAGCTGAGAGTGGAGAAAGAAGACCTTGAACTTTGTTGCCTCCTCAATGATCAGCCCAAGCAGCACTGGAGCCCAGCTGAGCCTTTAGCATGCaacaggggaggaggaaagtAGCATTTCACTTAAGAGTTCCCAAGACATCTCAAAAAGTGCACGTGCAACGTTAGATTACAGATTTATCAACTATACTGACCTTGGTTTTGAATTACTGGTATCAAAGTGGTACTTTGAAAACTGGCATTGTTAAAAGATTTGAGTACAGAATAAATCTGAACAGCAAAGACTGCTCTGTCTGCTGGGAGAGGTGCCACCCTCTCATAGCCAGGATTTCAGCTGGAATATTTGTGTGCATGAACCTGGCTGACCTTGTTGTTGGGCCAGACAAATGATCTGGGTGTCTCaacagctgtggctgccatgAATGCCTGGGGGAAGGGACCTCTCTCTGTCCCCTCAAACTCGCTTGACTGGAGCAGTCATTAAATGCCACCTTTACACATGATTCAAGTGATTCCCTTAACCTAGGAACAGATCTCCGAGTGCTGGTATAGTTCCAGTTCATGCATCTTCCAGCAGGCATTTACTCTCCAGAAACAGATGCTGCGACCCCATCCAACTGTTGCCCTCTCCAAGCTGGCCTGAAGAACCAGGGATTCAGTGCAAGATTTAGTTTTTGCTCAAATGCCTCATGGAGAAGGCTCATTTTCACCCCAGACTGGCCTGAAGCAGTCATAGCACCCAGCAAAACAGAAAGGCTCGTGGCTGCTGAGGAAGCCTTGCCTGAAAATTAAGCCCTGTTCAGCAGTCAAACCAGAATGACTGTGCTTTGTTCCTTCAGACATGCAATCTGACAGATGTTCAGAGAATGAACAGGACATGGACAACCCAATGCATAGAGACCGCGAGTGTAACACCGCCAGACTTcctacagagaagaaaagaaacacccTCCCTCTGCATAACAGCAGAAGCCGGGGAGGgttctgctttcttccacaaagacaaactttaaaataatgcaCCCTACACACAAAATACCCTTCTTCCATCAGTTCTACCTCCACAAACAAGAACAACTTCACACACGTAAGTGCAGCCGTGCCTACAGGTGACAATATGTAGTACCTTGGGATGGAAATGATGGTACAGGAGACATTAAGTGACATGGGGAGTCCAGGTTACCCGAACAGACCTTCTGCATTCTACTGGATTATCTTTACAAGTAAAACAAGGAGGGCAGATTTTGTCTGTCTGAAacttctgtgctgcttcctACAGCACCTGGATACCTGTTACTGACATCACACCCATTCATTTAACCAAGGAGATGAGGAAAAACATAATTTAGCTTAACATCCTGCAGTACAACCCCCCAGATTCTTAACATACTTCTCATGAATTTTCAGGACACGATGGACTATAGGAATTTCCCTTCCTTCTATCCTAAAGACCACGATTTCTCCCACTCTGATTGGATCTTCAATTCGATTTGTGAGGAACAGGAGATCTCCTCTGTGAAATGCAGGCTCCATGCTGccactgaaaaagagaaaaggagcaatTGAACAACACTGAACAATATTGAACAATCAGGTTTTGGAGATTACAGTCCTTTAAGAAAAATCTCACAAGAACCTCAACAAAGAGGTCCTAAGAAAACCACCCTGGAGAACAGGCACTGTTGAACCTCTATCACAATCAGATTTTAAATCCCCATTCTACCAGCAGTTTAGTTTTGCTGGGAAAAGAGCACTGTCAGCAGCCGGTGTTAATATCACACCAAACGGGAAAacccttctgctttcttcataaCAGCAAAGCTGATGACAAGAAGCAGCTTCTTGACTTCCGAGTTCATCACACAGTGGTGGGAAGCTTCTTTTCATAGTATCAgggaggttggaaaagacccttaacaTCAAGTCCAATCTCTTTATTTCATTCGGTTTCATTTTTTGCAGGCAGGTAGATCCTCCTCACTAACAAAGCTCTGAACATACACAGGCTCTGTATTCCCATCTGGAACAGACAGACGGGTGTGCTAAAAATTTGCTACCATGATTCATGGCTTTGCTTCCCGATCTTATTTCAGGctattcatttattttagtcCTGTCTTCTAAATGGCAATTGTTACAAAATACTTAACCTTCTTTATTCCAAAGGAATAATGCAGTCCAAAACAAAATTGTGAACTTTACGTACCACGTATATTCATGGTTTATCTTGAggcagcacagaagctgctaCTCAGAAGATCACATTGCTGAAGAAGCGATGTGACCTAACAGCCCCCTGTCTTACTCATTGCAGGAACAGCATGAAATATCTCCCCTGTACTTACAGATAGATCCTTTGGCAGGGAGTTTTGTTAAATGGCATGTGGTGATTAACaacaacacagaaacacacagagagGGCAACACAGCCACAGAACAGGCCCCGGGCAATATCCACACCAGCAGCCGACAGCTGCCCAAGGAATCTGTCCCAGGCAGTAGGAGGCTGGGAGTAACACCAGTGGTACCGACTGCACCGCACTTCTGTGAGGGCAACGTGCAATACCGAAAACATATCCAGTCACAGAGCAATAACCCTTATATAAAAGAGTACAGCTAAGGATCCCCTTTCTCTGGCCATGCTATAGCTTACCAGAAGGCCAGAGGAAAACCAAGCCACTGTGAAAGATGAGTTAGTATTTTTAAGGATGAACTGTAACATGTAATAACACTCCCCAGGCatttcaggaaaacagcaaatcaTTTTAATTGTAAAACTTTCTTCCCTGGTGTCTCAAATCAACTCCCTGTAAACTCACCAAGACTCATTTGATACTTCACCTATACATGCAGCGAGACCGGCCAGCACCACGGAGGTACCACTGCGGTGCGGTGTTCTGCTACCACAACTTCTGGTATGGGAAGTGCACTTACCCTTGATGAGAGGATGGGGTCTGCCACAAACATTGTGTTTATATAGGGATaccgccccctcccccccacccccagttCTCTGCTTCAAGGCCTTTCTTTTTCATGGCTCTTCCACCTGCACCACTGAGCATTTCTCCACGAGGTTTGATATGATCCAGAGTTTCGCTCTTGCTGTATTTCTCTGAAGTCCTTCCTCCCCTTCACCCACCCTCAGGACCACCCCTCTAGGGTACAACCCAGCAGCTGACAGACGCAGAAGGAGAAGATGCTGGTTTCACTGCAGGCTGCCGGCCATGCTTAcctgcttcctcttccctcgCCTGCTGCTCTGCGCTGCACGGCAGTGCGAGTTCTCCGGGAGCCAGGGGCGGGACGGGAGCCTCCCGCTGTCCCATCCCTCGGGAAAACCCCCTCGGTCGGGCTCAGCGCCGCCGGCCCGCGGCTCGCCGGCCCTCACACCCCTCCTCCGGAGCGATACTGCCGAACCCACCCGTTTACCTCAGCACCACCACGATGGGGCTCTCGCTGCCCGTCACCACCATCAGCCCCTTCCATATCATGAGGGCGGACGACACGATCATGCCGAAGTTCAGCACCTGGTAGTAGAGCTGGAGATCGGGGGGGTGGGTCAGGCCCCGCGCCCGGGCAGGGCAGGCCCAATCCaacccccgccccgcccggcgccccgcccggccccggtccGGACCTGCCGCTTGTTCATGCGCCGGACATCGTCCAGAAAGTCCAGCGACAGCATCGCCGGCACCGAGCGCGGCGGCAcccgcccgcccggccccgcttCCGCTTCCGCGCTCGCTTCCGCC from the Lathamus discolor isolate bLatDis1 chromosome 8, bLatDis1.hap1, whole genome shotgun sequence genome contains:
- the SEC11A gene encoding signal peptidase complex catalytic subunit SEC11A, encoding MLSLDFLDDVRRMNKRQLYYQVLNFGMIVSSALMIWKGLMVVTGSESPIVVVLSGSMEPAFHRGDLLFLTNRIEDPIRVGEIVVFRIEGREIPIVHRVLKIHEKQNGDIKFLTKGDNNAVDDRGLYKRGQHWLEKKDVVGRARGFVPYIGIVTILMNDYPKFKYAVLFFLGLFVLVHRE